The Synergistota bacterium genome has a window encoding:
- a CDS encoding FAD-dependent thymidylate synthase has protein sequence MKVKLLSFTPNPDLVVYLAARVCYAKVGIDELEEEASPEKVRALIRRVIASGHHSVLEHASFTFAVEGISRVTSHQLVRHRIASYSQQSLRWVSAEKIDVIVPPSVKALPEAVRIFNDIVLKSREAYKKLLALGIPKEDARFIMPHGVSTRMVFTMNARELHHFFRLRLCSRAQWEIRELARMALLEVRKVAPIIFEKAGPPCITEGRCFEEEPCDTPPSI, from the coding sequence ATGAAAGTAAAGCTTCTTAGCTTTACTCCCAATCCGGATCTGGTTGTTTACTTAGCAGCGAGAGTTTGCTACGCTAAGGTTGGCATTGATGAACTTGAGGAAGAAGCTTCTCCTGAGAAAGTAAGGGCTCTTATTCGAAGGGTCATAGCATCAGGTCATCATTCTGTGTTAGAGCATGCTTCTTTTACGTTTGCTGTTGAGGGAATATCGAGAGTTACATCTCATCAGCTTGTTAGGCATAGGATAGCGAGCTATTCTCAGCAGAGTCTTCGTTGGGTTAGCGCTGAGAAAATAGATGTTATAGTTCCTCCGAGCGTTAAAGCTCTTCCCGAGGCGGTAAGGATTTTCAATGATATAGTTTTAAAAAGCAGGGAGGCTTATAAAAAGCTTCTTGCTCTTGGGATACCCAAGGAAGATGCTCGGTTTATAATGCCTCATGGTGTTTCAACGAGGATGGTATTTACTATGAATGCGAGAGAGCTACATCACTTTTTTAGATTAAGACTTTGCTCGAGAGCCCAATGGGAAATAAGAGAGCTTGCGAGGATGGCTCTTTTGGAGGTTAGAAAAGTGGCACCGATTATATTTGAAAAAGCAGGGCCTCCTTGCATCACGGAGGGTAGGTGTTTTGAGGAAGAGCCTTGCGATACTCCTCCGAGCATCTGA